The Candidatus Omnitrophota bacterium nucleotide sequence ATTTCATGCCCGGGATAAAATCTATCATATTATGCAAGAACTTGAACAAAAAGGTTTTGAAGGATATCGATTGCGCGCTTATAGTCGACTGCCCTACGCTCGAGCGGACCGGGAAAGTAGCCGAGCTGATCACGCTGGATATGGAAATAGTCAACATCGACCATCACGTAAGCAATGATTATTTCGGGAACGTCAACTGGGTGGACGGAAAAGGCGCGGCCACCGGTGAGATGATATTTGAGCTATTCAAACGCTTCGGCCTTAAATTGTCTAAGGATGACGCGATAAATATCTATTCGGCTATCCTCATAGACACGGGCTCATTCAGGTATACGAATACATCGGCCAAGACACATATCGTCGCGGCCGAGCTCATAAAGAACGGGCTCGATACGAATTTCATATACGAAAGCCTCTTTGAGATGAAGGCCTTCGAGGTCACGCATCTCCTCGGCAGATCGCTCTCGACCGTGGAGAGGAGCGACGACGGCAAGATAGTATGGATGTGGATAACCAGGGAGATGCTGAAGAAGAGCGGCGCCGAGCTCAAGGACGCCGAGAACTTCATCGGTTTTCCCCGGGCAGTGAGAGGCAGTAAAGTGGCGCTCCT carries:
- a CDS encoding bifunctional oligoribonuclease/PAP phosphatase NrnA; the protein is MSLPKVVNAIRRHKKFLISGHVDPEADAIGSQLAIASLIKRLGKDPTIIDQDSPPISCDFMPGIKSIILCKNLNKKVLKDIDCALIVDCPTLERTGKVAELITLDMEIVNIDHHVSNDYFGNVNWVDGKGAATGEMIFELFKRFGLKLSKDDAINIYSAILIDTGSFRYTNTSAKTHIVAAELIKNGLDTNFIYESLFEMKAFEVTHLLGRSLSTVERSDDGKIVWMWITREMLKKSGAELKDAENFIGFPRAVRGSKVALLFKETEEEGLIKVSIRGKDGVDVNKIAMKFGGGGHVAAAGFSIRASHREAEKRVLAEISKHV